The genome window GTCGCGCGCGCCAGCAGCGCAGTCTCACTGCCCGCTTCCCCGGCGTCGTCGACGCCGTCGCCGGCCAGTTGCCGCCCGGCACGGTCGTGGACGGCGAGCTAGTCGCGATGCGCCACGGCCGCGTCGACTTCACCGCGCTGGGCTCCCCCGACGCCCCGCACTGGCTGGTCGCGTTCGATGTCCTGGCCCAGGACGGTCAGGACGTACGCCCGGAGCCGTACTGGTCAAGGCGAGACAGGCTCGCCCAACTCGTCGGCGACGCCGCAACCGGAGTCGTTCTGGCGCCGGCCGTCGATGACGTCGACGCCGCCCAGGCCTGGCTCGACCGCCACGCCGAGCTCGGCGTCGAGGGGGTCATGTCGAAGAAACTAAACGGGGGCTATCGGCCACATCGGCTCCGCTGGGTCAAGACACGAGCCACCTACACCGGTGAAGCTGTCATCGGCGGAGTGATCGGACCGATCGACCAGCCCCGGGCCCTGATTCTGGGCCGGTTCGACCGACGCGGGCGGCTCCGCATCGTGGGCCGTACCCACCGGCTGCACCGGGCGGCCTCGGCCGAACTCGGCGCGCTGCTCACGCCCCCACAGGGCGTGCATCCGTGGCCGACCGTCATCCCCGGCGGTCGTCTCGGTCTGGCCGGCGCAACCGACGACGTCGCGCACACACCGGTCCAACCCAGCCTCGTCGTAGAGCTCGACATCGACGCCGCGGTGGTTATGTCAACCCAAGTTGGATCTGGCCCACATTGCGTGATTGTCACTGCCCCGGCGTGTCACGCGAGCGGGTGACACCGCCTGATGATCATGCATCGGGTGCGAATCTGAGTGGTTGTCGGCGTTGGTCCCGCAGCTGGCCAGCGTGGTCGTCGAGCGGGTCGAGCGGCTGGCGGGCGGGGTGCGGATCACCGCAACCAACGGCGGGGAACAGGGACGCTGCCCCAGGTGCGGGACGGCATCCACGCGGGTGCACAGTCGCTACCAGCGGCAGATCGCCGACACGCCGATCAGCGGCACCCCGGTGGTGATCGAGCTCGGGGTACGGCGGTTCTTCTGTGATCAACCAGGGTGCCCGAAGCGAACCTTTGCCGAGCAGATCCCGGAGCTGACCTCGCGGTATGCCCGTCGCACCCCCGGATTCGCGCGGATGCTTGCGCAGGTGGGGTTGGCGCTGGCCGGGCGCGCCGGGGCCCGGCTGGGCGCGCATCTAGGCATGACGACCAGCCGCAGCACCCTGTTGCGGCTGGTGGCGCGGTTGCCGGACCCACCGGCGGGCGAGGTGGCGGTGCTCGGTGTCGATGACTTCGCGTTCCGGCGCGGGCACGTATACGGCACGGTGCTGATCGATGTGGACACCCACCGCCCGGTGGATCTGCTGCCCGACCGGGAGGCCGACACGTTCGCCGACTGGCTGCGCGAGCACCCCGGCGTGCAGGTGGTCTGCCGCGACCGGGCCGGCGCCTACGCCGAGGGCGCCCGGGTCGGGGCCCCGGAGGCGGTGCAGGTGGCGGACCGGTGGCACTTGTGGCACAACCTCGCCGAGTACGTGGAGCGCACCACCGCGCGGCACCGCGGCTGCTGGTCGCCCCACCCAGCCGAGTCGCACGAGCCGAGGCCACCGGACGGTCCGGCCGACCGCGAGGTCGGGCTCTCACCGCAGCTGTTCGCCGAGCAGGCCGCCCTGGCGCGTCGCGAGGACACCGCCCTGGCCCGCCGGACCCGGGACCGCTACGCCGCGGTGCAGGCCCTGCGCGAGCAGGGCAAGGGCATCAAGACCATCATGCGCGAGCTCGGGCTGGCCAAGGAGACGGTGCGCCGCTTCGCCCGCGCCGCGGGCGTGGAGGAACTGCTGGCCACCGCCCGCGACGGGCGAGCCAGCGTGCTCGATGAGTTCAAGCCCTACCTGAACCACCGGTTCAACGCCGGGCACACCAACGGCAGCCAGCTGTTCGCCGAGATCCGCGAGCAGGGCTACCGCGGCAGCCTGGGCACCGTGCTGGGCTACCTGCGCCCGTTCCGCGCCCACGCCGCCGCTCCGCCCGCGGTGCCGCCGCCCCCGACGGTCCGGGCGGTGACCGGCACACTCCTGCGCCATCCCGACACCCTGGACGCAAACGACCAGCTCACGATCAAGGAGGTGCGGGCGCGTTGCCCGCACCTGGACGCCGTCGCCGACCACGTCAGCGCGTTCGCCGAGATGATGACCGGCCGCCACGGCGAGCGCCTGGACACCTGGATCGCCCAGGTCGAGGCCGACGACCTGCCCGACCTGCACCGTTTCACCAACGGCCTGCGCCGCGACCACGACGCCGTGCTCAACGGCCTGAGCATGCCGCACAGCTCCGGCGCCGTGGAAGGCACGGTGAACCGCATCAAGATGATCAAACGTCAGATGTATGGCAGGGCCGGCTTCGATCTGCTCCGCAAACGAGTCCTACTCGCAGTCTGATCTTCGCCCCGGCGACCGAGCCGGAACGATCACGCAATGTGGGCCAGATCCAACTAACGCTGTCATGGCCACCGCGGCCGAGCACGGCCGCATGCGGCACGGCGCCCGCTACCGGCGCCTTCGCGCAGACCTGTATCCGACAGATCTGGCCACCGGCTCGTAGCGGTGTCGCGGCCGCGGTGGCGGCGGGCCATGTCCCGCTACGAGTCGACAGGGTGCGGGGTATACGCGCCCTGAGCCAGCCCCCAGAGCGGTCAGCTGTTGAGCCAGGCATCCCAGCGGCGAGCGTGATCTTCGTGGGAGCTGGGTCGTCAGCCAGTACTCGGGCGAGCCAGGCACCGCGGTCGTCGCGCAGAGCCCTCGCCGTCTGCTCGTGGTAGTGGATCTCAGACCGGGAGGCGTCTGCCCTCGCCTCCCGGTCGACGATCATGTCGATCAGCTCCCAGGGCCGGTTTGCCAGCGGGTGCCGGGCGAGCGCGGGCCACGAGATCCCCCGATCGACGACGGCGTTGACCGGGGTGTTGAGTGAGCGGATCAGCTGGTGGTGGCCACGTTCAAGCCGTCGCTGACCGGGACCAGGCGAGTACTCGGCCGCGGCCCGGTTGCTTGGCATGACCACCGTGTTGACCACCCGGTGATGGTGCCGCGACGAGCGGGTCAACCAGGCACGACGCCGTCGTCGCGATGTGTCGCGCGGTTGGCCGGCGTCGCGTCTGCCGTGGCCGCTGGTTGTCGGCTGCCGGCCCTACACTGTCCGGGACGCTCCGGCGACTGAGCTGGGGGAGCGGTGACACGGTGACGGGCGCTGCTGAGGCGGGGTGGGTGTGATGGCGACGTTAGGCCGCTACGGCGATACCCATGTCGAGCCGGTGGCGTTGTTCGATGTCACCGACCGCGATGCCGCGCCGCCGCCGGGTTCGATGGATGTGCAGTTCCGGGTGCCGGTGTCGTTGTCGGTGCTGCTGGATGGGATGGCCGAGGCCGGGCTGGATGACGAGGTCGCGGCGTGGGGGCAGGCCTACAGCGAGCTGGTGTCGGGGTTGTTGACCCAGGTCCAGCACGCGGGCGGCTACGCGCTGGCCGCCCCCGAGCGATCCGACACGGCCACGCCGGCACGGCTGGAGGTGGCCGGCATCATCGAGGCTGTGGTGCCCGGGTTCGAGCAGGCCCGCTGGCACTGTCACGTCTACATCGGCCCGACCGCGACCGTACTGGCGACCGGCGACCGGCGACCGGTCGCCCGCGAGCGTTCGTGGCGCGGTATCCGCTCGGTGGCTTACCCCTGGTATGCGGACCGCTTGGAGGAGTTGGCTGAGCGTCGGCTGGAAGTGGAGTGGGGCGAGCCGCGCCCCGGCGCCGAGCGGGAGATCGTGCGCCCGCCGTGGCACGAGTATGTGGGCGGCAATGACCGGGGCGTGTGCCCGGGGCCGTGGCCGCTCGACGACCTGCGCCTGACCGACGAGCTGGCCCTGCAAATGGCCGCCGACACCGAAAAGCAGCTCGCCCGGGAGCGGGCTGCGGGGATCACGGCCGAGCCCGACTGGCGCGCGATTCGGGTCGCTGAGGGCTGGGCCGGTTACGAAACCGCCCCACCGGCTGCCCGCCAGTAACCACCACTCCCGGGCACCGGCGTCGGACTTGCGGCGCCGGTGGGTATCGGGTTCACCAGTCGTCGAGTTCGTAGCCCTGTTCGGAGTCGAGTTCGTAGCCGTGCTCGTATTCGGCGGCGGGCGCGGTGCCGCGGTCGAGGGTGGCCTCGTTCCGTTCGGCCTCGAGCTGGTGCTGGTCGAGTTCGGCGCGGCGTTCGGCGGCCGCCTGACCGCGGTGCTGGGGGGTGTGCTCGGCGTCGTGGTGGCCGGTGCGTAGGGCCTGGTGGTAGGCGCGGTGGCGGTCGCTGTTGTGGACCGCGTCGCGCAGCGCGTGGGTGGCCGCGCGCTCGGCGGCCCGCTCGTCGGGCTTCGGCTCGTGGTCGGCCTCCGGGGCTGCTTCCGTCCCCGCGCCCCGGCCGTCGTCGTCGCCGGTGTCGACCTCGGCTTCGCTACTGGGCCCGATCTCGGGGTCGTTGCCGGGTTCGTCGCCGGCGCCCGGCTCGGCGTGCACCGCGGGTTCCTCACCCGGCCCGGTTGCGGCCGCCGGTTCGGTGTCGAGCACCGGCCCGGCCACGACCTCGCGTTCGGCGCTGGTGTGCTCCGGTGCCGGGTCAACCACGTGGGTGCTGGTCTCGCGGTCCGGCATGTCGGCCTCAGCGGGTGCAGGGGTGGCCTCGGCCGCAGGCTCGGCGGCGGGCTCGGCGGTTCCGGGCTCGGTGCCGGGTCCGGTGGTGTGGAGCAGGGCGAGTTGTTCAGCACCTGGGTGCGGTTCGGTGTGGCGGTGGGCCGGGAGTTTGCGGCGGGCGAGTTCGACCGCGGCGGCGTGGTCGGCCTCGCGCAGGTCGGCGGTCTGTTCCCACCAGTGTTGCCGGTCGGCGTGCGCGGTCTCCAGGCTGGCGGCGTCGGCCTGGTACTGCTCGGCCAACGCGTGGTAGCGGGCGGCGGCCTCGGCCCGCTCGGTGTGTTCGGGGGTGTCGGCCGGGTGGGTGGCGGCTTCGGCGGCGGCGAGCACGGCGTCGTCGCGGATCTCGGCGGCGAGCCGGTGGGTGGCGGCAAGTTCCTCGGCCACGGAGCGGGGCCCGTGTTCCTCGGCGTGGTACAGCGCCAGCGACCAGGCTTCGCGGGCCTGATACAGCTCGGCGGCGCTGCGGTGGCGCAACGCAGCAGTGGTGGGGTCGTCGTCGAGCCGTTCGACCGCGGCCATCCAGAACGCGCGGGCGAACTGCTGGGCCTCCGGCGGGGCCTCGCCCAGCGAGAGCTGCGCCTCGGGGATGCCGCGGTACTCGCGGTAGCCGGCGACCAGCCCGGCGCGCTGTTCCCACGCCTGCCGCCCGGCCGGGTCCTGCTCGGCGTCCGGCACGGCCGGCAGCCGCTGCTGGGCCCACTCGGGCGGGTCCGCTGCGGCCTGCGCCCCGAGTTCGGCTTCGCGGGCCGCGGCCCGCTCGGTGAGCGCGTCGAGGTAACCACGCACCGGCCCATCGGGCACAGTCTCGCTGATCGCGGCCCACTCCATGCCCGCCGCGCGCTCGGACTGGTCGTGTTCGGGGGCTCGCGCCGCGGCCCGGGCCCCGACCCGCCAGTGCAGCACCTCGGAGACCGCGCGGGCGGAGTCGAGCTCACGCATCTGCACGGCTTCGGTGAGCAACGCGCGCGGGTCGTGCCCGTCGAGCTCGGCGGCGTAGACGGCGGCGAGCATCCGCCCGTAGGCACCCTCCTCGCGCACCCCAGCCGCGGCATCCGCGCCGAGCTGTTCGGCCAGCAGCTCGTCGACGACGCCCGCGTTGTGCTCGTGCGCGTACTCCGACGACACCTGATTGATCAACGCGCCGAGCATGCCCATCGAGGTCTGTTCGGCCGCAGCGGCTTCCTGGGTGGCCAGCGCGGCCTGGTCGATACCGCTACGGCTGATGATGTCGGCCAGCCGCTGCACCGGGGTGTCCTCGACCCGCTGCGGGGTGTGTGCATCGGGCGCCTGCTCGGTGACCAGATACAGCAGGTTCTGCCTCGTGCCGCGGGTCAGGGCGGTGTAGACCTGCTCACGAGTCGCATCCCGCCCGGCCAGGGCTCGCCCGTTGCCGTGCACGGTCACACCTTCGGCGGCGTGCCCGGTCACCGCATACGCCAACCCCACATGCTTACGGACATAGGACTCGGGTAGGTGCGCGACGGCGCCGTGCTCGTCGCGGCCCAGCAGCTGCCCGTCCCGGTCCCGGCCGAGCACGGTGTAGACCTCCTTGTTCGTGACCGGGCGCAGCACCCCGTCCGGGCCCGGGTCGACCCGCAGCCCCCGGGCGTTGCGCCCGGCCAGGATCCGGTCCCCGACGCCGATCTCGGTGCGGTCGGGTAGCCGGAACAGCACCTGCGACTCGACCCGGCCGAGCTCGACGAGCTCGTCGTGAATCTGCTTGGATAGCTCCGCGGCTAGCCGGTTGGAGTCGACCACCAGCAACGCCTCGGTGCCCGAGACGAGGTCGGCGACATGCCCACGCACGGTGTGGGTCTTCATTTCCTCCAGGGTGCCGGTGCGCACTCGCCCGTGGTCGACATACGCACTCGCCGCGACCGGGTCCCCGGTGCGCAGCTGCAGCGA of Pseudonocardia autotrophica contains these proteins:
- a CDS encoding ATP-dependent DNA ligase; amino-acid sequence: MDVQFPVAPMIARPVAELPRRGRHSYEIKWDGWRCVAVRGCSCSRARQQRSLTARFPGVVDAVAGQLPPGTVVDGELVAMRHGRVDFTALGSPDAPHWLVAFDVLAQDGQDVRPEPYWSRRDRLAQLVGDAATGVVLAPAVDDVDAAQAWLDRHAELGVEGVMSKKLNGGYRPHRLRWVKTRATYTGEAVIGGVIGPIDQPRALILGRFDRRGRLRIVGRTHRLHRAASAELGALLTPPQGVHPWPTVIPGGRLGLAGATDDVAHTPVQPSLVVELDIDAAVVMSTQVGSGPHCVIVTAPACHASG
- a CDS encoding ISL3 family transposase gives rise to the protein MSALVPQLASVVVERVERLAGGVRITATNGGEQGRCPRCGTASTRVHSRYQRQIADTPISGTPVVIELGVRRFFCDQPGCPKRTFAEQIPELTSRYARRTPGFARMLAQVGLALAGRAGARLGAHLGMTTSRSTLLRLVARLPDPPAGEVAVLGVDDFAFRRGHVYGTVLIDVDTHRPVDLLPDREADTFADWLREHPGVQVVCRDRAGAYAEGARVGAPEAVQVADRWHLWHNLAEYVERTTARHRGCWSPHPAESHEPRPPDGPADREVGLSPQLFAEQAALARREDTALARRTRDRYAAVQALREQGKGIKTIMRELGLAKETVRRFARAAGVEELLATARDGRASVLDEFKPYLNHRFNAGHTNGSQLFAEIREQGYRGSLGTVLGYLRPFRAHAAAPPAVPPPPTVRAVTGTLLRHPDTLDANDQLTIKEVRARCPHLDAVADHVSAFAEMMTGRHGERLDTWIAQVEADDLPDLHRFTNGLRRDHDAVLNGLSMPHSSGAVEGTVNRIKMIKRQMYGRAGFDLLRKRVLLAV
- the mobF gene encoding MobF family relaxase is translated as MGVVRVTAMGPGSVEYLLHGCDSTPEQGVESAGLERHGAAAYLEQGLEHGEPQGTWLGSGMASLGLSMQAGDTAESVDVRAIFGQLRYPEHEVEGSTEKTPVYLGSAPRKYRTAAQIVADALKAEPEATRERRDQIEWSATKRARTTHAWYDVTFSPVKSVSVYYTALLAAGDERGAEAVRAAHFDAIRIAVEAAESDLAYVRTGRHEGKGPGGRSVGTYEQAGGLSVAVFEHHTNRDGEPQLHAHAAVLARAAAANGAIYAIDGYGFKTITNQLTADYTRAYQQLLTERLDVVWGLRADGKAREIVGVEAELLDEASTRTAEHVRPRVAELVEGYVARHGREPGAVARRALAQQAVKDTRSPKTGLAGPAAVKAWAGQWVGRAAGRGQRLEAALDAVDAAAAAAALAGVHPNHPGPVAGQAVGAVAGQEHGRVLATDGRQAALEVLAEIAAAVAVDESGVTGQTAGVAGRPVAGGHDRSMAEAGTVAGRVAAAITAGIGDVQAAYPTWTTANLARAIDHQLGDAASAVGVAAAARPAFLKTVTDAVLAQPGQYGIVQVSAGDPVPVPDELRRASDGRSKFRPHSDERYATTAHISIEQRLLAGVQTPGAPRLDDAELAAVAGRLDRRGLSPDQAAVVTGVLTSGRRADVLVGPAGTGKSHTVGALAREWADTIGGRVVGVATAEIAARNLAGLGLEALNTTRFRGRFEPDPSTGAALDQLGTRDLVVLDEASMSTTTDMHAIAAIAETAGAKVLYTGDHHQLQGVGAGGMFAHLADQPGALELDTVHRFDQAWEAEASLQLRTGDPVAASAYVDHGRVRTGTLEEMKTHTVRGHVADLVSGTEALLVVDSNRLAAELSKQIHDELVELGRVESQVLFRLPDRTEIGVGDRILAGRNARGLRVDPGPDGVLRPVTNKEVYTVLGRDRDGQLLGRDEHGAVAHLPESYVRKHVGLAYAVTGHAAEGVTVHGNGRALAGRDATREQVYTALTRGTRQNLLYLVTEQAPDAHTPQRVEDTPVQRLADIISRSGIDQAALATQEAAAAEQTSMGMLGALINQVSSEYAHEHNAGVVDELLAEQLGADAAAGVREEGAYGRMLAAVYAAELDGHDPRALLTEAVQMRELDSARAVSEVLHWRVGARAAARAPEHDQSERAAGMEWAAISETVPDGPVRGYLDALTERAAAREAELGAQAAADPPEWAQQRLPAVPDAEQDPAGRQAWEQRAGLVAGYREYRGIPEAQLSLGEAPPEAQQFARAFWMAAVERLDDDPTTAALRHRSAAELYQAREAWSLALYHAEEHGPRSVAEELAATHRLAAEIRDDAVLAAAEAATHPADTPEHTERAEAAARYHALAEQYQADAASLETAHADRQHWWEQTADLREADHAAAVELARRKLPAHRHTEPHPGAEQLALLHTTGPGTEPGTAEPAAEPAAEATPAPAEADMPDRETSTHVVDPAPEHTSAEREVVAGPVLDTEPAAATGPGEEPAVHAEPGAGDEPGNDPEIGPSSEAEVDTGDDDGRGAGTEAAPEADHEPKPDERAAERAATHALRDAVHNSDRHRAYHQALRTGHHDAEHTPQHRGQAAAERRAELDQHQLEAERNEATLDRGTAPAAEYEHGYELDSEQGYELDDW